A DNA window from Halostella litorea contains the following coding sequences:
- a CDS encoding halocyanin domain-containing protein, which translates to MMLLMTSGFSRRTLLRASGVAVASAVAGCSDGGSSTEDTDQPEDSRTTAGLTDTETPEETQGSPSVEEFLSETDNYDGVVDETGSDSVTVDVGVEANGAYYGFGPAAIRIDTGTTVTWEWTGQGSTHNVVAQHGADFSSEQKSEEGATYERTFDESGDVLYVCVPHEGIGMKGAVVVD; encoded by the coding sequence ATGATGTTACTCATGACCAGTGGATTTAGTCGGCGAACGCTCCTCCGCGCTTCGGGGGTTGCGGTTGCAAGCGCTGTTGCCGGCTGCAGTGACGGCGGTTCGTCGACCGAAGACACGGACCAACCCGAAGACAGCCGGACGACCGCGGGGTTGACGGACACAGAAACTCCGGAGGAGACGCAGGGTTCGCCCTCGGTCGAGGAGTTCCTCTCGGAAACGGACAACTACGACGGTGTCGTCGACGAGACCGGCTCCGACTCCGTCACCGTCGACGTCGGAGTCGAGGCCAACGGCGCATACTACGGGTTCGGGCCGGCGGCGATCCGAATCGACACTGGGACGACGGTTACCTGGGAGTGGACCGGGCAGGGGAGCACCCACAACGTCGTGGCACAGCACGGTGCCGACTTCTCGAGCGAACAGAAATCCGAGGAAGGCGCGACATACGAGCGGACCTTCGACGAGTCTGGGGACGTGCTGTACGTCTGTGTGCCACACGAGGGAATCGGTATGAAAGGCGCTGTCGTCGTCGATTGA
- a CDS encoding aldehyde dehydrogenase family protein produces the protein MTSQPETDTPRIKRRHADLADSLLPSGPLEHFVGGEWISGSDADTFQSIDPTTGDPLVSIYEGTKDEVDRAVEAAWDAYEKRWAGTTPAERQQVLQTMADRLDARAEDFARIEVLDNGKPITEARQDIELAVDHLRYFAGAARTIEGRTVPHGELEIKTRREPYGVVGQIVPWNFPLLLATWKLAPALAAGNTVVLKPAEQTPLSVLVFMREISDVLPDGVVNVTTGFGPEAGAPLVSHERIPKVAFTGSTEVGQGVMKAAANNLSDITLELGGKSPLVIAPDADPTDAAEIAVDAMFFNGGECCSAGTRLFVHDGIADAFTDAFLEEIGSLRLGDPLAETTDIGPQISRAEVEKTLHYIGIAQHSDATILRGGGIGEEGILAEGCFVEPTVVANVDPDSAVVKQEIFGPVEVIIEWDDYDGMIARANGVDYGLAAGVVTDDLSFAHRIADDIKAGNIWVNTFNRLPAGQPFGGYKQSGIGREGALETLREYTQTKSITMDLGEGQ, from the coding sequence ATGACATCACAACCAGAGACGGACACGCCCCGAATCAAGCGGCGTCACGCGGACCTCGCTGATTCGTTACTCCCGTCGGGACCGCTGGAACACTTCGTCGGTGGGGAGTGGATATCCGGGAGCGACGCCGATACCTTCCAGTCGATCGATCCGACGACGGGAGACCCGCTAGTAAGCATCTACGAGGGGACGAAAGACGAGGTCGACCGCGCGGTCGAAGCCGCTTGGGACGCATACGAGAAGCGCTGGGCGGGGACTACGCCGGCGGAGCGACAGCAGGTACTCCAGACGATGGCCGACCGACTCGATGCGCGTGCGGAGGACTTTGCGCGTATCGAGGTCCTCGACAACGGGAAACCGATCACGGAGGCTCGTCAGGACATCGAACTCGCCGTCGACCACCTCCGCTACTTCGCGGGCGCGGCCCGTACCATCGAGGGACGAACGGTTCCACACGGGGAACTGGAGATCAAGACGAGACGGGAACCCTACGGCGTCGTCGGACAGATCGTCCCCTGGAACTTCCCGCTGTTGCTCGCCACCTGGAAACTGGCCCCGGCGCTTGCCGCGGGCAATACGGTCGTCCTCAAACCGGCCGAGCAGACCCCGCTCTCCGTGCTCGTGTTTATGCGGGAGATCTCGGACGTGTTGCCCGACGGGGTAGTCAACGTTACCACCGGGTTCGGCCCGGAAGCCGGCGCGCCGCTGGTCTCCCACGAGCGCATCCCGAAGGTGGCGTTCACCGGATCGACGGAAGTCGGTCAGGGCGTCATGAAAGCCGCCGCGAACAACCTCAGCGACATCACACTCGAACTCGGCGGGAAAAGCCCCCTCGTCATCGCACCCGACGCGGACCCGACCGACGCGGCCGAGATCGCTGTCGACGCGATGTTTTTCAACGGCGGCGAGTGCTGTAGCGCCGGGACGCGGCTGTTCGTCCACGACGGCATCGCGGATGCGTTCACCGACGCGTTCCTCGAGGAGATCGGGTCCCTCCGGCTGGGTGACCCGCTGGCGGAAACGACCGATATCGGCCCCCAGATCAGCCGTGCGGAAGTCGAGAAGACGCTCCACTACATCGGGATAGCCCAGCATTCCGATGCAACCATCTTGCGGGGCGGGGGGATCGGTGAAGAGGGTATCCTCGCCGAAGGCTGTTTCGTGGAACCGACTGTCGTCGCGAACGTCGACCCCGACAGCGCGGTCGTAAAGCAGGAGATCTTCGGACCGGTCGAAGTCATCATCGAGTGGGACGACTACGACGGAATGATCGCCCGCGCAAACGGTGTCGACTACGGGCTGGCCGCCGGGGTAGTGACCGACGACCTCTCGTTCGCGCACCGTATCGCCGACGATATCAAGGCCGGGAATATCTGGGTCAACACGTTCAACCGACTGCCAGCGGGCCAGCCCTTCGGGGGCTACAAACAGTCCGGCATCGGCCGGGAAGGCGCCCTGGAGACGCTCCGGGAGTACACCCAGACGAAGTCGATAACGATGGACCTGGGCGAGGGTCAGTAA
- a CDS encoding helix-turn-helix domain-containing protein, with translation MHDGNDFNFDLSPRDAAILKARVKYPDKPVSKLRDILEEEFDISLSHNRVNEILNEMRDEGVFSMRAVPNQNIFEYYLFQVSFHYSNFDENWERCYKRLLDDPHVMLFCSADDYHEWQFVAQFASPEQSEAWRHEFVREYGDFIAQIDKTAFPTVHKFETAAAVFDDLLREMGGEEYAETAEREALEREDTDRISVNQ, from the coding sequence ATGCACGATGGGAACGATTTCAACTTCGATCTCTCGCCACGCGACGCAGCTATTCTCAAGGCGAGAGTGAAATATCCCGACAAGCCCGTCAGTAAACTTCGGGATATCTTAGAGGAGGAGTTCGATATCTCACTCTCTCATAATCGCGTCAACGAGATCTTGAACGAGATGCGTGACGAGGGCGTGTTCTCGATGCGTGCGGTCCCGAACCAGAACATCTTCGAATACTACCTCTTCCAAGTGTCCTTCCATTATTCGAACTTCGACGAGAACTGGGAACGGTGTTACAAGCGACTGCTCGACGACCCCCACGTGATGCTCTTCTGTAGCGCCGACGACTACCACGAGTGGCAGTTCGTCGCGCAGTTCGCCTCCCCGGAACAGAGCGAGGCGTGGCGACACGAGTTCGTCAGGGAGTACGGGGACTTCATCGCGCAGATAGACAAAACGGCGTTCCCGACGGTCCACAAGTTCGAGACGGCCGCTGCCGTTTTCGACGACCTGCTCCGTGAGATGGGCGGCGAGGAGTACGCCGAGACCGCCGAGCGGGAGGCGCTGGAACGGGAGGACACCGACCGGATTTCGGTAAACCAGTGA
- a CDS encoding aldehyde dehydrogenase family protein, with amino-acid sequence MSTASDDSTGTDSEIKQRHRDAAADVVPDSLNHYIGGEFVSGNGHETIETRDPTTGEVLGEVPAGNAADIDDAVEAAQRAFDENWKGASPGERQRVLSEMAATVEEHQETLATLEVLDTGKTITEAMGDMGLVVDHLTYYAAAARNVNGETRQTNDLFDREKQVFTLKEPYGVVGAIVPWNFPLLISIWKLGPALAAGNSVVLKPSEETPLSILKLMELVDDIVPDGVINVVTGYGEDAGEPLSKHEGVPKISFTGSTEVGKEIIRNSAEDIKKTTLELGGKSPVIVYPDADLEEAVEAAMMAIFFNKGECCAAGSRLFLHEEIKEEFLEAFTNAAAGMTVGDPLLEETDMGPKVSDEQVERTHGFVEAARESGATIRTGGGVPDNDSLAGGAFYEPTIIDDIDHDHRSVQEEIFGPVMETFSWSDEDEAVRLANDVDYGLAAGVIAGDVTKALRTARRLEAGVVWVNHYNDVSAGQPFGGYKQSGTGRENAMEAIEEFTQTKAINVNLG; translated from the coding sequence ATGAGTACAGCTAGCGACGATTCCACAGGTACCGACAGCGAGATCAAACAACGGCACCGTGACGCCGCCGCCGACGTCGTCCCGGACAGCCTGAACCACTACATCGGCGGGGAGTTCGTGAGTGGGAACGGTCACGAAACAATCGAGACGCGGGACCCGACGACCGGCGAAGTGCTCGGTGAAGTACCGGCTGGCAACGCCGCCGACATCGACGACGCCGTCGAAGCGGCCCAGCGGGCGTTCGACGAGAACTGGAAAGGCGCCTCGCCGGGCGAGCGCCAGCGCGTCCTTTCGGAGATGGCCGCCACCGTCGAGGAGCATCAGGAGACCCTCGCCACGCTCGAAGTGCTTGACACCGGAAAGACGATCACCGAAGCGATGGGCGACATGGGGCTGGTCGTCGACCACCTCACGTACTACGCCGCCGCCGCCCGTAACGTCAACGGGGAGACGCGCCAGACGAACGACCTCTTCGACCGCGAGAAGCAGGTGTTCACCCTCAAGGAGCCCTACGGCGTCGTCGGTGCGATCGTCCCGTGGAATTTCCCGCTGCTCATTTCCATCTGGAAACTCGGTCCGGCACTCGCCGCGGGGAACTCCGTCGTCCTCAAGCCGTCCGAGGAGACGCCGCTGTCGATCCTGAAGCTGATGGAACTCGTCGACGACATCGTCCCCGATGGCGTCATCAACGTCGTCACGGGCTACGGCGAGGACGCCGGTGAACCCCTCTCGAAACACGAGGGAGTGCCAAAGATCTCCTTTACCGGGTCGACGGAAGTCGGCAAGGAGATCATCCGGAACTCGGCGGAGGATATCAAGAAGACGACGCTCGAACTCGGGGGCAAGAGCCCGGTCATCGTGTATCCGGACGCCGACCTCGAAGAGGCGGTCGAGGCGGCGATGATGGCTATCTTCTTCAACAAAGGGGAGTGCTGTGCCGCCGGCTCCCGCCTGTTCCTCCACGAGGAGATCAAAGAGGAGTTCCTCGAAGCGTTCACCAACGCTGCAGCGGGGATGACTGTCGGCGACCCCTTGCTCGAAGAGACGGACATGGGGCCGAAAGTCTCCGACGAGCAGGTCGAGCGGACACACGGCTTTGTCGAGGCCGCTCGCGAGAGCGGCGCGACGATCCGGACGGGCGGTGGGGTGCCGGACAACGATTCACTGGCCGGCGGTGCGTTCTACGAACCGACCATCATCGACGATATCGACCACGACCATCGATCGGTTCAGGAGGAGATCTTCGGGCCCGTCATGGAGACGTTCTCGTGGAGCGACGAGGACGAGGCTGTCAGGTTGGCGAACGATGTCGACTACGGGCTCGCCGCCGGCGTCATCGCCGGCGACGTGACCAAGGCGCTCCGGACCGCTCGACGGCTTGAGGCCGGCGTCGTTTGGGTAAACCACTACAACGACGTGTCGGCAGGCCAGCCCTTCGGCGGGTACAAGCAGTCCGGAACCGGGCGGGAGAACGCCATGGAAGCCATCGAGGAGTTCACCCAGACCAAAGCTATCAACGTCAACCTCGGCTGA
- a CDS encoding PAS domain S-box protein, with protein MSVLSPLADTATETKRVLHVDDEPGLADLTATFLERERDTLSVETASNATEGLELLAETDYDCIISDYDMPGRNGIEFLQAVREDHPDLPFILFTGKGSEEVASDAISAGVTDYLQKEGGTDQYSVLANRVGNAIEHYHSQQMIERSEEQLREIIDALPQFLYVVDEDGRYLLANEALADFHDMMVQEIEGAHVADLLDGDIADRFQARIHDVLASEERTRYDEVEIPDSRGEPHVIEPRVLPYELHGTDRRAVLGVGTDVTERIERERELERYEAYLEGSTDIITVLGEDGTVKYQSPSLTRILGYEPGELLGENGFDYIHPDDLNDTYESFTELIGNPGGTITEETRFRTADGEWRWLEIRGTNHLENPPIGSIITNNRDITERKQREQELRRKERRYQAVFNDPNILVGLIDTDGNVLNINRTAMAYVDATPDEVTGMPFWKTPWFAHSESLQDDVRDWIDRAARGEYVEFEADLVRPSGEPYTIEGVIRPVTDDAGEVVSLLISDRDITERKQRETSLTALNETTHSLMTADTREEIGEIGVEAAATILGLDASTIHVFDGEADALVPIAATDYARDLVGDIPTFRRGDSIAGRVYDRGETLALDDVRDDPDIYNPETPVRSELIVPLGDYGILMAGSETPEAFDRQDIAFSEILADAIAAAFEQTERTEQLRFREQELEAANTLLSTLFETLPVGVTILNSDGEIMQANQRGEEVLGLTEAEITERTYDDLAWQIVDEDGEPIPNDELPFARVERTGETVLDYEHGIVWPDGTERWLSVNAAPLTADTAGNEQVVTAISDITAQRDQARTLRRQNERLEEFASIVSHDLRNPLNVAEGHVELAREECDSDHLDAVAQAHGRMDTLITDLLTLAREGVGTGDVESVDLGTLVQNCWQNVATAETSLRTDLDRRIRADGTRLQQLLENLMRNAVEHGGDDVVVTVGELDDGFYIEDNGPGIAEDARQEVFETGYSTAEDGTGFGLAIVKQVAEAHDWGVRVTTGTEGGARFEISGVEFVTE; from the coding sequence ATGAGCGTCCTCTCACCGCTCGCAGACACCGCGACGGAGACGAAAAGGGTCCTGCACGTCGACGACGAGCCCGGACTCGCGGACTTGACCGCGACGTTCCTCGAACGCGAACGGGACACGCTCTCCGTCGAAACGGCCAGCAACGCCACCGAGGGATTGGAACTCCTTGCCGAGACGGACTACGACTGCATCATCTCGGACTACGACATGCCCGGGCGGAACGGCATCGAGTTCCTCCAAGCCGTCCGCGAAGACCATCCGGATCTCCCCTTCATCCTCTTTACCGGCAAGGGGTCGGAGGAAGTCGCCAGTGACGCGATCTCCGCCGGGGTGACCGACTACCTCCAGAAGGAAGGCGGAACGGACCAGTACTCGGTGCTGGCCAATCGCGTCGGGAACGCTATCGAACACTATCACTCCCAGCAGATGATCGAGCGGAGCGAGGAGCAACTCAGGGAGATCATTGACGCGCTCCCGCAGTTCCTGTACGTCGTTGACGAAGACGGCCGGTACCTGCTCGCGAACGAGGCCCTCGCCGACTTTCACGATATGATGGTCCAGGAGATCGAGGGAGCACACGTCGCCGACCTGCTCGATGGGGATATTGCCGACCGGTTTCAGGCGAGGATACACGACGTACTCGCGTCCGAGGAGCGGACGCGGTACGACGAGGTTGAAATCCCGGATTCCCGTGGGGAGCCCCACGTCATCGAGCCACGGGTTCTCCCCTACGAACTCCACGGAACCGACAGACGGGCGGTTCTCGGAGTCGGCACCGATGTGACCGAGCGCATAGAACGGGAACGCGAGTTGGAGCGATACGAGGCCTACCTCGAAGGATCGACGGATATCATCACAGTCCTCGGTGAGGACGGGACTGTGAAATACCAGAGCCCGTCACTCACGCGGATTCTGGGATACGAACCCGGGGAGCTACTCGGCGAAAACGGCTTCGATTACATCCACCCCGACGATCTGAATGATACCTACGAGTCGTTTACCGAACTCATTGGGAATCCCGGGGGGACGATAACCGAGGAAACCCGGTTCCGAACGGCCGACGGCGAGTGGCGCTGGCTCGAGATCCGTGGGACGAACCACCTCGAAAACCCGCCGATCGGGAGCATCATCACGAACAACCGGGACATCACGGAGCGGAAACAGCGGGAGCAGGAACTCCGCCGGAAGGAGCGCCGCTATCAGGCCGTGTTCAACGACCCGAACATCCTCGTCGGACTGATCGACACCGACGGCAACGTCCTCAACATCAACCGGACAGCCATGGCGTACGTCGATGCAACGCCCGACGAGGTCACCGGCATGCCGTTCTGGAAAACCCCCTGGTTCGCACACTCCGAATCGCTCCAGGACGACGTCCGGGACTGGATCGACCGCGCCGCACGCGGCGAGTACGTCGAGTTCGAAGCCGACCTCGTACGCCCGAGTGGCGAACCCTACACCATCGAGGGAGTGATCAGGCCAGTCACAGACGATGCGGGTGAGGTCGTGTCGCTGCTCATCTCCGACCGTGACATCACCGAACGCAAGCAACGCGAGACGAGTCTCACAGCCCTCAACGAGACCACGCACTCCCTGATGACCGCCGACACGCGTGAGGAGATCGGCGAGATCGGGGTCGAAGCCGCAGCCACGATCCTGGGATTGGACGCGAGTACGATCCACGTCTTTGACGGCGAGGCGGACGCGCTCGTCCCCATCGCGGCAACGGACTACGCCCGCGATCTCGTCGGCGACATTCCGACATTCAGGAGAGGGGACAGCATCGCCGGGCGTGTCTACGACCGAGGGGAGACGCTTGCGCTCGACGACGTCCGCGACGACCCCGACATCTACAACCCGGAAACGCCGGTTCGTAGCGAGCTTATCGTCCCGCTTGGCGACTACGGCATCCTCATGGCCGGGTCGGAGACCCCTGAGGCGTTCGATCGGCAGGATATCGCCTTCAGTGAGATCCTGGCGGATGCCATCGCCGCGGCGTTCGAGCAGACCGAACGGACCGAGCAGCTCCGGTTCCGCGAACAGGAACTCGAAGCGGCGAACACGCTCCTCTCGACGCTGTTCGAGACGCTTCCAGTCGGCGTTACGATCCTCAACTCCGATGGCGAAATCATGCAGGCGAATCAGCGCGGGGAGGAAGTACTCGGGCTCACTGAAGCTGAGATCACGGAGCGAACGTATGACGATCTGGCGTGGCAGATCGTTGACGAGGACGGCGAGCCGATCCCGAACGACGAACTCCCGTTCGCGCGGGTGGAACGGACCGGTGAGACGGTTCTCGACTACGAACACGGGATCGTGTGGCCCGACGGGACGGAACGATGGCTGTCGGTCAATGCGGCCCCGCTCACAGCTGATACGGCGGGGAACGAACAGGTCGTTACCGCGATCTCCGATATCACCGCCCAACGTGACCAAGCGCGAACGCTCAGGCGACAAAACGAGCGCTTGGAGGAGTTCGCGAGTATCGTGTCCCACGACCTCAGGAACCCGTTGAACGTCGCGGAGGGGCACGTAGAACTGGCCCGGGAGGAGTGCGACAGTGACCACCTGGACGCTGTTGCTCAGGCGCACGGACGCATGGACACGCTGATCACTGATCTCCTCACGCTGGCACGGGAAGGCGTGGGGACGGGCGACGTCGAGTCAGTCGATCTCGGGACGCTCGTCCAGAACTGCTGGCAGAACGTAGCGACCGCCGAGACGTCCCTGCGAACCGACCTCGACCGGCGAATTCGGGCCGACGGAACTCGGCTCCAGCAACTCCTGGAGAACCTCATGCGAAACGCGGTCGAACACGGCGGCGACGATGTCGTGGTCACGGTCGGAGAGCTGGATGACGGGTTCTACATCGAAGACAACGGGCCTGGCATCGCCGAGGACGCGCGCCAGGAGGTATTCGAGACGGGCTACTCGACGGCCGAGGATGGGACCGGGTTCGGACTGGCGATCGTAAAGCAGGTCGCTGAGGCACACGACTGGGGGGTGCGAGTGACCACCGGTACAGAGGGCGGGGCGCGATTCGAGATCTCCGGTGTCGAGTTCGTGACCGAGTAA
- a CDS encoding cellulase family glycosylhydrolase has product MKRRRFLAVATLSTSLLAGCESNPDTETDEDTTTQTDTTRSTSTTTTAPADAEFVFGQPTYPADIAPGETFEIRTPVTNSGESAGSSTVSLALGETEHSKPVDLDPGETATLSFTIDGGLVAGTHPFTIQAGENGQAVRGDLEVGGEVPKLDHFIQTEGRNFVRDGEPFYFSGGNNDMVRRAPQWYVDRVFAEASDLGLTALRTWVYAGKCFVGACKGNNNKVLPEPADDGSDAVESLPPLNETVMRKLDYAIYKANETGVRLVLPLLSNTDSHTGITDFVHYTASASSHDDFYTDPNCRALYKEYVEAVLTRVNVFTGREYRNDPGIMMWELVNEPDLLDNDGATSIMQDWIEEMAPFIKSIDGNHLLSTGEIGYYEESRDKSLPGKSDQGMDFIENHQPDAIDAATFHMYLNKNGLLAEDEDGVPRWKTWVENHASDAHETLEKPLYAGEVAPSNDDGEFRVDRRDDDWKAQDEKRADKYREIFDEFLAHDVNGALNWTFMIPFDFATDPVDDPEQWNASVSVYPDDQFTWAVLQDYANTVNGLSSGSVDE; this is encoded by the coding sequence ATGAAGCGACGTCGGTTCCTCGCGGTTGCAACTCTCTCTACGAGTCTTTTAGCGGGATGTGAGTCCAATCCCGACACGGAAACGGACGAGGACACGACGACCCAGACTGATACGACGAGAAGTACGTCGACGACAACGACAGCCCCCGCGGACGCTGAATTCGTGTTCGGACAGCCTACCTACCCCGCCGATATTGCTCCCGGTGAGACGTTCGAGATCCGCACGCCAGTAACGAATTCGGGTGAGAGCGCCGGGTCAAGCACTGTCTCGCTGGCCCTCGGTGAAACCGAACACTCGAAGCCGGTCGACCTCGACCCGGGCGAGACAGCGACACTCTCCTTTACGATCGATGGCGGTCTCGTGGCCGGCACCCATCCGTTCACCATCCAGGCGGGCGAGAACGGCCAAGCGGTTCGTGGTGATCTGGAAGTCGGAGGCGAGGTTCCAAAACTCGACCACTTCATTCAGACTGAGGGCCGGAACTTCGTCCGGGACGGGGAACCGTTCTATTTCAGCGGCGGGAACAACGACATGGTCCGACGAGCGCCCCAGTGGTACGTCGACAGGGTGTTTGCCGAGGCGTCCGACCTCGGGCTAACGGCACTTCGGACGTGGGTGTACGCCGGCAAGTGCTTCGTCGGCGCCTGTAAAGGGAATAACAACAAAGTACTTCCCGAACCCGCTGATGACGGTTCGGACGCCGTCGAGTCGTTGCCGCCGCTCAACGAAACCGTGATGCGGAAGTTGGACTACGCCATCTACAAGGCAAACGAAACCGGCGTTCGATTGGTTCTGCCGCTCCTGAGCAACACCGACAGCCACACCGGCATCACCGATTTCGTTCACTACACCGCATCGGCGTCGAGTCACGACGACTTCTACACCGACCCCAACTGCCGGGCGCTCTACAAGGAGTACGTCGAGGCGGTGCTGACGCGGGTGAACGTCTTCACCGGCCGTGAATATCGCAACGACCCCGGGATCATGATGTGGGAACTCGTGAACGAACCCGACCTCCTGGACAACGACGGAGCGACGTCGATCATGCAGGACTGGATCGAGGAGATGGCACCGTTCATCAAATCCATCGACGGGAATCACCTTCTCTCGACCGGGGAGATCGGCTACTACGAGGAATCGAGGGACAAGAGCCTGCCGGGGAAATCGGATCAGGGGATGGACTTCATCGAGAATCACCAGCCCGATGCGATCGACGCGGCCACGTTCCACATGTATCTCAACAAAAACGGGCTGCTGGCCGAAGACGAGGACGGTGTCCCGCGATGGAAAACGTGGGTCGAGAACCACGCCAGCGATGCGCACGAAACCCTCGAAAAGCCGCTGTATGCGGGTGAGGTCGCGCCGAGTAACGACGACGGGGAGTTCCGGGTCGATCGTCGGGACGACGACTGGAAAGCCCAAGACGAGAAGCGGGCCGACAAGTACCGCGAGATATTCGACGAGTTCCTGGCCCACGACGTGAACGGGGCGCTCAACTGGACGTTCATGATCCCGTTTGATTTCGCGACTGATCCGGTCGATGACCCGGAGCAATGGAACGCGAGCGTCAGTGTGTATCCGGACGACCAATTCACGTGGGCAGTGCTTCAGGACTATGCGAACACGGTCAATGGGCTGTCTTCCGGTTCAGTTGACGAATAG